A single Thermaerobacter sp. FW80 DNA region contains:
- the moeB gene encoding molybdopterin-synthase adenylyltransferase MoeB → MVEVYIPTPYRSITGEARLRLEAATVKELLETLAQRYPDLRPRLFEGDQIAHHLNVYVNKREIRTLQGAETPLADGDEVALIPAMAGGSDGGSPAPLLTEQQMERYSRHVRLPEVGVEGQRKLLDSKVAIVGAGALGSPAAIYLAAAGVGTIGIIDGDRVDVSNLHRQILYFDHDQGRPKTQAARRHLEDINPDVRVIEHRTFLNAENALEILKDYDVVINGSDNFATRYLVNDACVLLGKPLVDASILRFEAQATVFLPGRGCYRCLFPSPPPPGMVPSCAEAGVLGALAGHMGTLQALEAIKILLGIGETLAEKLLIYDALSASYQILHWQRNPNCPVCGDNPTITHLIDYEAFCGVPLPGSAQSRANGRVTPAGRPAAGTEARDGVATGRPAAAPGTPAPAGAAPATEANAGVSGRAGRDERGAAADRSGSGPGGGAAAPAAPAAAEALPDAGQGPAELEPVEARRLIEGGQVQIIDVRDPWEYERDHIPGARLVPLAQLGARLEEIDPERPLLMVCEVGERSRLAAEFLHEAGFPAVYNLKGGMIAWRNYRLPVEAGSGR, encoded by the coding sequence GTGGTCGAGGTCTACATCCCGACGCCGTACCGCTCCATCACCGGCGAGGCCCGCCTGCGGCTCGAGGCGGCCACCGTGAAGGAGCTCTTGGAGACCCTGGCGCAGCGGTATCCCGACCTGCGCCCGCGCCTGTTCGAGGGCGATCAGATCGCCCATCACCTCAACGTGTACGTCAACAAGCGCGAGATCCGCACCTTGCAGGGGGCGGAGACGCCGCTGGCCGACGGCGACGAGGTGGCGCTGATCCCCGCCATGGCCGGCGGCTCCGATGGCGGGTCCCCGGCGCCGCTGCTCACCGAGCAGCAGATGGAGCGCTACTCGCGCCACGTGCGCCTGCCCGAGGTCGGCGTCGAGGGCCAGCGCAAGCTGCTGGACAGCAAGGTCGCCATCGTCGGCGCCGGCGCCCTGGGCTCGCCGGCGGCCATCTACCTGGCGGCCGCGGGGGTCGGCACCATCGGCATCATCGACGGCGACCGGGTGGACGTCTCCAACCTCCATCGCCAGATCCTCTACTTCGACCACGACCAGGGTCGGCCCAAGACCCAGGCGGCGCGTCGCCACCTGGAGGACATCAACCCCGACGTCCGGGTGATCGAGCACCGCACGTTCCTCAACGCGGAGAACGCCCTGGAGATCCTCAAGGACTACGACGTGGTGATCAACGGCAGCGACAACTTCGCCACGCGCTACCTGGTCAACGACGCCTGCGTGCTGCTGGGCAAGCCGCTGGTCGACGCCAGCATCCTGCGCTTCGAGGCGCAGGCCACGGTCTTCCTGCCCGGGCGCGGCTGCTACCGGTGCCTGTTCCCGTCGCCGCCGCCGCCGGGGATGGTGCCGAGCTGCGCGGAGGCCGGGGTGCTCGGGGCGTTGGCCGGTCACATGGGCACCCTGCAGGCGCTGGAGGCGATCAAGATCCTCCTCGGCATCGGCGAGACGCTGGCGGAGAAGCTGCTGATCTACGACGCCCTCAGCGCTAGCTACCAGATCCTGCACTGGCAGCGCAACCCCAACTGCCCGGTCTGCGGCGACAACCCGACCATCACGCACCTGATCGACTACGAGGCCTTCTGCGGGGTGCCGCTGCCGGGCAGCGCCCAGAGCCGCGCCAACGGCCGGGTGACGCCGGCGGGCCGCCCCGCCGCGGGCACCGAGGCCCGCGACGGCGTGGCGACAGGCCGGCCGGCTGCGGCGCCGGGGACGCCGGCGCCGGCCGGGGCGGCGCCCGCGACGGAAGCCAACGCCGGGGTATCGGGGCGTGCCGGACGGGACGAACGCGGCGCCGCGGCGGATCGGTCCGGGTCCGGGCCCGGGGGTGGGGCGGCCGCGCCCGCCGCGCCCGCTGCGGCGGAGGCGCTCCCCGACGCCGGGCAGGGGCCGGCGGAGCTCGAGCCCGTCGAGGCGCGCCGTCTCATCGAGGGGGGCCAGGTCCAGATCATCGACGTGCGCGACCCGTGGGAGTACGAGCGCGACCACATCCCGGGCGCGCGCCTGGTGCCGCTGGCCCAGCTGGGTGCGCGGCTCGAGGAGATCGATCCCGAGCGGCCGCTGCTGATGGTGTGCGAGGTGGGCGAGCGCAGCCGCCTGGCGGCCGAGTTCCTCCACGAAGCGGGCTTCCCGGCCGTCTACAACCTCAAGGGCGGGATGATCGCCTGGCGCAACTACCGGCTGCCCGTCGAGGCGGGGTCCGGGCGGTGA